Part of the Leptotrichia massiliensis genome, TTTTTTTCAAGCTGTGCTGATGTTTTTGGAACTGACAGCTGAAATTGTGAATAATTGTTAAATGTAGTTGCAAGCATAAAAAATATTAGCAGCATAAAAATTACATCAATTAAGTTTAACATTGATATATCAACGTTTTGACGTTTTCGTCTGTTAGAAAATTTCATATTTTTCTCCTAAGAAATTTGATTTGTAAATTTTACTTATAATTTGTTTGAAGTTAAACTAATCTAAATCAGATAAAATTAGTTTGGATTTTAAATCTAAGATTAGAATAAAAGGTTAAAAATCAATCTTTTACTCGGCTCAAAAACTGCAATGCCGCCCTTTCCATCTCGGCCACAATAACATCAATCCGTCTGTTAAAATAATTATAAAAGACTAATGCAGGTATTGCAACTATTAATCCAAACGCAGTTGTGTAAAGTGCTTCTGAAATTCCGCCAGCCACTATTTTTGCTGTGCTTGTACCATTTCGGGTAAGGGCTGAAAAGGCTGCAATCATCCCTGTAACAGTTCCCAGAAGTCCCAGTTGAGGAGCAGCATTTACAACTGTTCCCAATAAACTCATCCCTTTTTCGAGTTCAGTAGTCTGCTCTAAAATGCTTTCACTTATTATACCCTCTATAACCTGTCTATGTGAATTATCAAGTTCATCAAAGTTAATATCCATATTGGAAACAATTTTTGTTACACTTTTAGAAATTGAATCAGTCTTATCTTTACAAAGTTTTAAAATTTCTTCTCTGTTACCTGTTCTAAGTGCTTTATAAAGCTGATTTTTCTCATTTTCTGACAATTTTTTCTCTTTTGATAAAAAAGTATACATTTTTTCAATAATAACAGCAAGTCCAGATATTGAGGCAAGTAAAATTACCCACATAAATATCCCGCCGTCAATAAGGTATTTTAACATACTTCGTCCTTCTTTCTCTTAGTATTTTTTATATAAAATTATTTTACTATAAAAATATTTTTGTGTCAAACATTG contains:
- a CDS encoding MotA/TolQ/ExbB proton channel family protein, coding for MLKYLIDGGIFMWVILLASISGLAVIIEKMYTFLSKEKKLSENEKNQLYKALRTGNREEILKLCKDKTDSISKSVTKIVSNMDINFDELDNSHRQVIEGIISESILEQTTELEKGMSLLGTVVNAAPQLGLLGTVTGMIAAFSALTRNGTSTAKIVAGGISEALYTTAFGLIVAIPALVFYNYFNRRIDVIVAEMERAALQFLSRVKD